The Cystobacter ferrugineus genome segment GGCCTCGCGCAGCGCGGCAGTGGCCAGCCGGTCCATGTCACGCAGAGCGCCGCTGGCCGCCTCGTGCAGCATGGCCACGGCGTCGGAGGCAAACAGCTCGCGCTCGCACCCGGCGTGGGCCAGGCGCACGCGCAGGTACTCGGCGGTGTCATCGGGACACAGGGGCGTGAGGCGCAGGCGGGTGTGCAGCCGGGAGTAGAGGCTGCGATTGTGCCGACGTGACAGACGGGCCTCCAGTTCTGGCAAGCCCACCAGCACCAGACTCAGCAGGGACTGGGAGTCCCACTGGTAGTTGAGCAATATGTGCAGGTGGTCGAGCACGTCCTGGTGCAGCAGGTGCGACTCGTCCAGGA includes the following:
- a CDS encoding ExeA family protein, which translates into the protein ATLGRRDFYRQLCLALGLKPSATAAAVFYAVATHVEQLGQERTHPVFLLDESHLLHQDVLDHLHILLNYQWDSQSLLSLVLVGLPELEARLSRRHNRSLYSRLHTRLRLTPLCPDDTAEYLRVRLAHAGCERELFASDAVAMLHEAASGALRDMDRLATAALREAARKKKKLVERDTLVRVLDTSAQED